A stretch of the Haloarchaeobius salinus genome encodes the following:
- a CDS encoding helix-turn-helix transcriptional regulator has product MQNDLTRRREDDGLSQGELADALDVTRQTINAIERDRYNPSLELAFKLAAHFDCSIEDIFEPEQDE; this is encoded by the coding sequence ATGCAGAACGATCTCACCAGGCGGCGTGAAGACGACGGTCTCAGCCAAGGCGAACTCGCCGACGCGCTCGATGTTACCCGCCAGACGATTAATGCGATCGAACGCGATCGATACAACCCATCACTGGAACTCGCATTCAAACTGGCTGCCCACTTCGACTGCAGTATCGAAGATATATTCGAACCGGAGCAGGACGAGTAA